The following coding sequences are from one Ornithodoros turicata isolate Travis chromosome 1, ASM3712646v1, whole genome shotgun sequence window:
- the LOC135379088 gene encoding uncharacterized protein LOC135379088: protein MPKFLTGFAAIGKVSRGTAQHNTNLLTRTAKVREMASVTRNESELELRTLLQGADLLSYYDKFIEIGGDNVQQLRDDFQEVIRLVDMARKPLHVKRLKKALTQWTPQPVAGTSTAADGTEGELHALLRRADLISYHDKFMQIGGDNVQQLYDSTVDDFQEVIDLVDMARKPLHVKRLKKTLTQWTQQSVAVTSTPSDKSQGELYELLRRADLLSYYDNFIELAADNVQRLCDSTDEEFQALTDQVDMTRKPLHVKRLKTALIQRSGHAAITTSIPRNESERQLYELLQQADLLVYYDTFIEKGGDNVQQLLDSTEEEFQEFIDIVGMARNSLHVTELKKALEQWRGRPGTCHSGTSSHKSVVVFSTVQDEQPIAVEESPETENIRSEMHLAIERRDVERVRESLQAEPRLKIWMNPHTKESAVHRALSQAAFNLYVFLRSQKCIFKDPAEQDCLNRLNPLEKAELARQQNFAMAYKGSHLSFLKSRSKSRADFDGFDKILDNLYGALASSDLVKPVLKVASMAPYLSIHFDFEQEDIQSMAGGSRTDYGLTDPEKEDIFVGAKGLRAEPSHASEHRTKEVAGTLIHELCHLAVFLVYGNQGKPYRSTDAVSRERYADIVNDVRGRKGDLHQILQLAFQENDEQELIVRIPHILALCPTEANAILEQQVPRLYQFYKTQVLEDMKQCIRNGCPIKDIEIMKEENGKLGKASSTEELGIEFEAGLDESTLQRGPLVVLIASNITFLEAMVNDLLRSATVPYLFLEASRWCQRTKFVLVKNKCSFLLVSCDGKSDLKEIVELWKELHRVTGTKIVLLTSEGNLAHCLQEVERTSSHVSGIYFDVIHSATFGNVTSECKSAIIQKSRIALQSSSEETLIQDILDVGSFLEICQEDTFLALCRAKALFLGPQLQELPKNISECYIEQKCGRSVVVDLHKITGCPQNDAFAVFGCSKETLHSLLPAGLTVKRMSDLDKFQQIVILESDSEYEPLIEHEHYKGKTVHLLEFHERRFMWKKSNGAVSHLPMTGQEIYSANYLLKTSEKVIVVSGDPGMGKTVLATNICRDIKKADGKAWVLYVSNYPNTQEATKMLIEETGGTNFKLFAKLCGVKTSGEEFQLFQQSVTEGSPFNVWVIFDALDEIQETSRKTILDLAKRLTQGKVFKILIFTRTLLRKPTEEEIHSVAFCMIPFSEGDQAQFQKKYKEYAYRMPPHEPNTKIDDKTSQSILHHVRVKANYLLGNPLFLTMVTELEQGKACDSDYWELMQRMCNCGDCYTRLLVYRLFVEYKYLRYRKEKKCEVLTKAANKDDHERLKEIFYHDHELLALKAVLSKDDLTRLLSESERSLLENGGRLTMEVKENKHKHGLIQELRNGAPRFLHHSFAEFLAAYSIFKRVKKAHDKGDEDVIIIVSNMYGDSAYDGMLTFLDGFAAEGHAVHCSIMNNDIENLKASAANGSALDDIHRTPLHVAALHAHQDVLKLLDSNEVLTQRDMLGMTPLRYADQIRSWETLDVFCARRGSSAINWFDEIPTAARNITTETKLSRSILMIVIGKRLKGLLSVLLKMFCKNKMCPTETCPKREIQHSTKNVRSSAATVHILMDIDRIRVQDQRTPLHFAVGLGKLDIVQVLLPYSSLDIRDVTDRTVFQACALVGHTNVLRHLLPLASPHDWYISDNTGPEQKLAALDVGNRDAAELLIPHFLTRTAIKEDLLYVSVVSGNDGVTKAILPHTDASGRYMPYGRTTFQACVGCADIDVVRLMLPYANLDGSDERGTTTLRITADDIVSWDRHRTCDVDIAKLLILHCDIDSLDMDGKTALRMCITCTNNFPVFKQVLLYMLVTCPSISQVMSVHYVAKAVEEDILKYLISVTRINAQDENGYTPLAHCCSHGYLRAAKLLLPLTVVDFGSFTMISSLIPRVLAGEYGIVELLLPHSLESSCHVTLAAAIKTGDSAMTKFCQPRVQARLGSFSQLSWKSVFSGKQIAAKLVAAFTELLSGLVDAKYSETIEALKGEPTEAGKQWVISQVYWMCYWWACRKRAAETIQAIAAVTKMYLPHVDINGRTTMKRTMWLESVCQGCWALVQLLLPYTERRDSDVTQNTPLLLSVSKMSSATTEPSQAEDQRNLKMNIEQIRILKLLILHSDFGVLHADRTVPHGGSAINLHIMKFLSSCSSANKLVFPHYSPASRIIGVAEFIECIESIEEQDILILKYLIPYTRINTLGESTALAYCCGYGYLRAAKLLVPLAVVDFGLSLMIVSFIRGLVAGEYGSVELLLPHSLKRSVCDTLANCIASWYKLPPKFCESPGQASLHRAVTAKSVKGIEDLWDPLMNSPDVWDGRENGAIATVTKLYLPHVDVNDCTTMKRTMWLESVCLGCWALVQLLLPYTETRECDVTQNTPLLLSATKMSSATTESSHAEDKQNVEMHIEEMRILKLLILHSDFDVWGADRVLPHGGGVINLHLMKFLCSHSSVNKLIFPFPHSPPASRSISVAEFIECLATIEEQDILILKYLIPYTRINAHDAKGRTPLAYCGYYTCLRAAKLLLPLTLVDFVSSMMIPSFIRGLVAGEYGSVELLLPHSLKRSVCDTLADCIASWYKLPPKFCESPGQASLHRALTVKSVKGIEDLLDPVMNSPAVRDGRENGAIATVTKLYLPHVDVNDCTTMKRTMWLESVCLGCWALVQLLLPYTETRECDVTQNTQLLLSVWKMSSATTEPSQAEDQRNLKMNIEQIRILKLLILHSDFGALHADRAVPHGGSAINLHIVKFYSSCSSVNKLVFPHSSPASRIISVAEFIECLASIEEQDIPIVMYVIPYTRINGLDENRDTPLAHCCSHGYVSVAKLLLPLTVVDFGLSVIFAAFSGGFGEREYGIVELLLPHSLKRSICHSLALCVESWYQILTVLCGSSSEASLCRALMAYSLEAIKDLLQRGIEGLLQVCRENDAIATVTMSLPHVDVNVRTTMKRTMWHESVCQGCWVLVQLFLPYTETRDSDISQNTPLLLSATKMSSANTESSQAEDQRNVKMSIEKIRILKLLILHSNSGTLRAHRALPHVGSATNIQAMKILHPHLSMSRFASYTKRLPCIAQ from the exons TCGCGGTAACGTCCACACCGTCCGACAAATCACAAGGGGAACTTTACGAATTACTTAGACGAGCGGACCTTCTCTCCTACTACGACAACTTCATCGAGCTAG CCGCAGACAATGTGCAGCGGCTTTGTGACTCAACCGACGAAGAGTTCCAGGCACTCACCGACCAGGTAGACATGACCAGGAAGCCCCTTCACGTGAAAAGATTGAAGACCGCACTCATACAGCGGTCAGGCCATGCAG CCATAACGACGTCCATTCCGAGAAACGAATCGGAGCGTCAACTTTACGAACTGCTTCAGCAAGCGGATCTCCTCGTCTACTACGACACCTTCATTGAGAAAG GCGGGGACAATGTGCAGCAGCTTCTTGACTCGACGGAAGAAGAGTTCCAAGAGTTCATCGACATTGTTGGCATGGCTCGAAACTCACTTCACGTCACGGAATTGAAGAAAGCGCTGGAACAGTGGAGAGGGCGCCCAG GTACATGTCATTCGGGCACATCTTCGCACAAGTCAGTCGTGGTGTTTTCGACAGTGCAAGATGAGCAACCAATAGCGGTGGAGGAATCTCCTGAGACTGAGAATATCAGGTCTGAGATGCATCTTGCCATTGAAAGGAGAGATGTCGAGCGAGTGCGAGAGTCTCTGCAAGCAGAACCGCGACTAAAGATATGGATGAATCCACATACAAAGGAGTCAGCTGTGCATCGAGCTCTGAGCCAAGCCGCGTTCAACTTGTATGTCTTTCTGCGGTCACAGAAATGTATATTCAAGGACCCTGCTGAACAAGATTGCCTCAATCGTCTAAATCCTCTCGAAAAGGCTGAACTCGCGCGACAACAAAATTTTGCAATGGCATATAAAGGATCTCACCTCAGTTTCCTCAAGAGCAGATCAAAGAGCCGAGCCGATTTTGACGGATTTGACAAAATTCTGGATAACTTGTATGGCGCCCTCGCCAGCAGCGATTTAGTGAAACCAGTTTTGAAAGTCGCTTCAATGGCCCCTTATTTGAGCATACACTTCGACTTTGAACAAGAGGACATCCAGAGCATGGCGGGGGGCAGCAGAACTGACTATGGCTTAACTGATCCAGAAAAAGAAGATATATTTGTCGGAGCGAAAGGACTTCGTGCGGAACCATCACACGCCTCGGAACATCGCACGAAAGAAGTCGCAGGGACACTAATTCATGAATTGTGTCACTTGGCTGTTTTTCTTGTATACGGAAACCAAGGAAAGCCGTACCGGAGCACGGATGCAGTTAGCAGAGAACGCTACGCGGACATTGTCAACGATGTCAGAGGTCGAAAAGGAGACTTACATCAAATCTTACAATTGGCATTTCAAGAGAATGACGAACAAGAATTAATAGTTCGGATACCCCATATTCTTGCTCTTTGTCCTACTGAAGCGAACGCTATTCTGGAACAGCAAGTCCCGAGGCTCTACCAATTCTACAAAACGCAGGTCCTCGAAGATATGAAACAGTGCATACGGAACGGCTGTCCCATCAAGGACATTGAGATCATGAAGGAAGAAAACGGAAAATTAGGCAAGGCATCCTCGACAGAGGAACTTGGAATAGAATTTGAGGCCGGACTTGATGAATCTACTCTACAACGTGGGCCACTTGTTGTCCTCATAGCGTCAAATATAACCTTCCTCGAGGCAATGGTCAACGACCTCCTAAGATCTGCAACAGTTCCGTACCTGTTTCTGGAAGCATCGCGTTGGTGTCAGAGAACGAAGTTCGTACTAGTCAAGAATAAGTGCAGCTTTTTGCTTGTGTCGTGTGACGGTAAAAGTGACCTCAAGGAGATTGTTGAACTGTGGAAAGAGCTGCATCGCGTCACCGGCACGAAAATCGTTCTGCTGACATCGGAGGGCAACCTGGCGCACTGTCTCCAAGAAGTTGAAAGGACCTCGTCACATGTCAGCGGAATTTactttgacgtcatacacagcGCCACATTTGGGAACGTCACGTCCGAGTGCAAGAGTGCCATTATCCAGAAATCACGGATCGCTCTTCAGTCTTCCAGCGAAGAGACATTGATTCAAGACATTCTGGATGTCGGTAGCTTCCTAGAAATATGTCAGGAGGACACATTTCTGGCGCTATGCAGAGCAAAAGCCTTATTTTTAGGGCCACAACTACAAGAACTTCCGAAAAATATAAGCGAGTGCTACATTGAGCAAAAGTGTGGAAGGTCTGTTGTGGTTGACTTGCACAAGATCACAGGTTGTCCTCAGAACGACGCTTTCGCTGTCTTCGGCTGTTCCAAAGAGACCCTCCACTCACTTCTACCTGCGGGTCTTACTGTGAAACGAATGAGCGACTTGGACAAATTCCAACAAATTGTCATTCTGGAGAGTGACAGTGAGTACGAGCCCCTTATTGAGCATGAACACTACAAGGGGAAGACAGTCCACCTTCTAGAATTTCACGAACGGCGGTTCATGTGGAAAAAATCAAATGGTGCTGTTAGTCACCTTCCCATGACCGGGCAAGAAATTTACTCCGCGAATTATCTGCTTAAAACAAGTGAGAAGGTCATCGTTGTCTCTGGAGACCCAGGAATGGGGAAAACCGTTCTGGCAACGAACATTTGCCGAGATATAAAGAAAGCGGACGGGAAAGCATGGGTACTTTACGTCAGTAATTACCCGAACACGCAAGAAGCGACTAAAATGTTGATTGAAGAAACTGGTGGCACTAATTTCAAGCTGTTCGCGAAGTTGTGTGGCGTGAAGACAAGCGGAGAGGAGTTTCAACTGTTCCAACAAAGTGTCACCGAGGGAAGTCCGTTTAACGTCTGGGTCATTTTCGACGCCCTTGACGAAATTCAGGAGACTAGTCGAAAAACCATCCTTGATTTAGCGAAGCGTTTAACGCAaggaaaagtatttaagatctTGATTTTTACACGCACGCTGCTTAGAAAACCGACAGAAGAGGAAATCCACTCGGTGGCCTTCTGCATGATTCCATTCTCTGAGGGAGATCAAGCTCAATTTCAGAAGAAATATAAGGAATACGCTTATCGAATGCCACCGCATGAACCGAATACAAAGATCGATGACAAGACGTCCCAAAGCATCCTTCATCACGTTAGGGTAAAAGCTAACTACCTTCTAGGAAATCCTCTCTTTCTCACAATGGTGACTGAGCTGGAGCAAGGGAAAGCGTGTGACTCTGACTACTGGGAATTAATGCAACGCATGTGCAACTGCGGTGACTGCTATACACGTCTATTGGTGTACAGATTGTTCGTAGAGTACAAATACCTGCGAtatcgcaaagaaaaaaagtgtgaaGTATTAACAAAAGCCGCAAACAAAGATGATCACGAGAGATTGAAGGAGATATTTTACCACGATCACGAGCTCCTAGCACTGAAGGCTGTTCTTTCCAAGGACGATCTCACGAGACTCCTAAGTGAAAGTGAACGAAGTCTCCTCGAAAACGGAGGGCGACTAACGATGGAGGTCAAAGAGAACAAGCACAAACACGGTCTAATACAGGAGCTGAGGAATGGCGCCCCTCGTTTTCTGCACCACAGCTTCGCCGAGTTTTTAGCAGCATATTCGATCTTCAAGAGGGTAAAGAAGGCGCATGATAAAGGCGACGAAGACGTGATAATAATCGTTTCCAACATGTACGGTGATTCTGCCTATGACGGCATGTTGACCTTCTTGGATGGATTCGCAGCGGAGGGACACGCAGTGCATTGCAGTATTATGAATAACGACATTGAAAATCTTAAAGCATCTGCAGCAAATGGTTCCGCTCTAGACGACATCCACAGAACACCTCTGCATGTCGCTGCACTGCATGCCCATCAAGATGTCTTAAAGCTTCTTGATTCTAACGAAGTGCTAACACAGAGAGATATGCTAGGGATGACACCTCTCAGGTATGCTGACCAGATTCGTTCGTGGGAAACACTAGACGTCTTCTGTGCTCGCAGAGGTAGTTCTGCTATTAACTGGTTCGATGAAATTCCAACAGCGGCCAGAAACATTACGACTGAAACTAAGCTTTCGAGATCAATTTTAATGATCGTAATCGGCAAGCGACTTAAGGGGCTTTTATCTGTGTTGCTTAAAATGTTTTGCAAAAATAAGATGTGTCCTACCGAGACTTGCCCCAAGAGAGAGATACAACATTCCACGAAAAACGTGCGCTCTTCAGCAGCCACTGTACATATCCTGATGGATATTGATCGCATTAGGGTGCAGGACCAGCGTACCCCTTTGCATTTCGCTGTCGGTCTAGGCAAACTTGATATTGTCCAGGTACTTCTGCCATATTCCTCACTAGACATCCGCGATGTGACTGACAGGACCGTATTTCAGGCATGCGCTCTCGTCGGCCACACGAACGTCCTGAGGCATCTACTTCCTCTAGCGTCACCCCATGATTGGTACATATCTGACAACACGGGTCCAGAACAAAAGTTGGCAGCTTTAGACGTAGGGAATCGTGATGCTGCAGAACTTCTAATCCCTCATTTCTTGACCCGAACAGCTATTAAAGAGGACCTGTTGTATGTGAGTGTTGTTTCAGGGAACGATGGAGTGACGAAAGCTATTCTTCCTCATACTGATGCAAGTGGTCGTTATATGCCCTACGGCAGAACGACTTTCCAAGCATGCGTTGGCTGTGCTGACATAGATGTCGTGAGACTAATGCTTCCTTACGCTAACTTGGATGGAAGTGACGAACGAGGTACAACTACGCTTCGCATAACTGCTGACGACATAGTTTCATGGGACAGACATCGAACGTGTGATGTTGACATCGCGAAACTGCTAATTCTTCATTGCGACATCGACTCTCTTGACATGGACGGCAAGACGGCTCTGAGAATGTGTATAACGTGTACAAACAACTTTCCGGTTTTTAAGCAAGTGCTTCTTTACATGTTAGTCACGTGTCCTTCTATAAGTCAAGTTATGTCAGTCCATTATGTTGCAAAAGCAGTAGAGGAGGATATCTTAAAATATCTGATCTCTGTCACTCGCATTAACGCTCAGGATGAAAATGGATATACGCCACTCGCTCACTGCTGCTCTCATGGATACCTGAGAGCGGCGAAGCTGCTGCTTCCCCTTACAGTAGTCGATTTCGGCTCATTCACGATGATCAGTTCATTGATTCCAAGGGTGCTTGCAGGGGAATATGGCATTGTTGAGTTGCTCCTCCCTCACTCCTTGGAAAGTAGCTGTCATGTTACGTTGGCTGCGGCCATCAAAACAGGGGATAGTGCTATGACGAAATTTTGTCAGCCCCGTGTTCAAGCCCGACTTGGTAGTTTCAGTCAGCTTTCTTGGAAGTCAGTTTTCAGTGGCAAACAGATCGCAGCCAAACTGGTCGCAGCTTTCACGGAATTATTGTCTGGCCTTGTTGATGCGAAATATAGTGAAACCATAGAAGCTCTGAAGGGTGAACCGACCGAGGCTGGGAAGCAATGGGTTATATCCCAGGTCTATTGGATGTGTTATTGGTGGGCTTGCAGAAAAAGGGCAGCGGAAACTATTCAAGCGATTGCGGCTGTGACGAAAATGTATCTGCCTCATGTTGACATTAACGGTCGTACAACAATGAAAAGGACGATGTGGCTTGAAAGTGTGTGCCAAGGTTGCTGGGCGTTGGTGCAGCTCCTTCTTCCTTACACAGAAAGACGTGATAGTGACGTCACTCAGAACACGCCGTTACTGTTGAGTGTTTCGAAAATGTCAAGTGCCACTACAGAACCATCGCAAGCAGAAGATCAACGAAATCTGAAAATGAACATTGAACAGATCAGAATATTAAAGCTGCTTATCCTGCACTCAGACTTCGGTGTACTGCACGCAGATCGGACTGTGCCACACGGCGGAAGCGCCATCAATCTTCACATAATGAAGTTTCTCAGCTCGTGTTCATCGGCGAATAAGCTCGTATTTCCTCATTATTCACCCGCTTCTCGAATTATAGGTGTAGCAGAGTTCATTGAGTGCATTGAAAGCATAGAAGAGCAGGATATCCTGATCCTAAAGTATCTGATCCCTTACACTCGCATTAACACTCTCGGTGAGAGTACGGCACTCGCTTACTGCTGCGGTTATGGATACTTGAGAGCGGCGAAGCTGCTGGTTCCCCTTGCGGTAGTCGATTTTGGCTTGTCCTTGATGATCGTCTCATTCATTCGAGGGCTGGTTGCAGGGGAATATGGCAGTGTTGAATTGCTCCTCCCGCATTCCTTGAAACGTAGCGTTTGTGATACGTTGGCAAACTGCATCGCGTCATGGTATAAATTGCCGCCGAAATTCTGTGAGAGCCCTGGTCAAGCCAGTCTTCATAGAGCGGTGACGGCTAAGAGCGTTAAAGGGATCGAGGATCTGTGGGATCCCTTGATGAACTCTCCTGATGTGTGGGATGGCAGAGAGAATGGAGCAATCGCGACTGTGACTAAATTGTATCTGCCCCATGTTGATGTTAACGATTGTACAACCATGAAAAGGACGATGTGGCTTGAAAGTGTGTGCCTAGGTTGCTGGGCTCTGGTGCAACTCCTTCTTCCTTACACAGAAACACGTGAATGTGACGTCACTCAGAACACGCCGTTACTGTTGAGTGCTACGAAAATGTCAAGTGCCACTACAGAATCATCGCATGCAGAAGACAAGCAGAACGTCGAAATGCACATTGAAGAGATGAGAATATTAAAGCTGCTTATCCTGCACTCAGACTTCGATGTATGGGGCGCAGATCGGGTTCTGCCACACGGAGGGGGCGTCATCAATCTTCACTTAATGAAGTTTCTCTGCTCGCATTCATCGGTGAATAAACTCATATTTCCTTTTCCTCATTCGCCACCCGCTTCTCGTAGTATAAGTGTAGCAGAGTTCATCGAGTGCCTTGCAACCATTGAAGAGCAGGATATCCTGATCCTAAAGTATCTGATCCCTTACACTCGCATTAACGCTCACGATGCGAAAGGACGTACGCCACTCGCTTACTGCGGCTATTATACATGCTTGAGAGCGGCGAAGCTGCTGCTGCCCCTTACATTAGTCGACTTCGTCTCATCCATGATGATCCCGTCATTCATTCGAGGGCTGGTTGCAGGGGAATATGGCAGTGTTGAATTGCTCCTCCCGCATTCCTTGAAACGTAGCGTTTGTGATACGTTGGCAGACTGCATCGCATCATGGTATAAATTGCCGCCGAAATTCTGTGAGAGCCCTGGTCAAGCCAGTCTTCATAGAGCACTGACGGTTAAGAGCGTTAAAGGGATCGAGGATCTGTTGGATCCCGTGATGAACTCTCCTGCTGTGCGGGATGGCAGAGAGAATGGAGCAATCGCGACTGTGACTAAATTGTATCTGCCCCATGTTGATGTTAACGATTGCACAACCATGAAAAGGACGATGTGGCTTGAAAGTGTGTGCCTAGGTTGCTGGGCTTTGGTGCAGCTCCTTCTTCCTTACACAGAAACACGTGAATGTGACGTTACTCAGAACACGCAGTTACTGTTGAGTGTTTGGAAAATGTCAAGTGCCACTACAGAACCATCGCAAGCAGAAGATCAACGAAATCTGAAAATGAACATTGAACAGATCAGAATATTAAAGCTGCTTATCCTGCACTCAGACTTCGGTGCACTGCACGCAGATCGGGCTGTGCCACACGGCGGAAGCGCCATCAATCTTCACATAGTGAAGTTTTACAGCTCGTGTTCATCGGTGAATAAGCTCGTATTTCCTCATTCTTCACCCGCTTCTCGTATTATAAGCGTAGCAGAGTTCATCGAGTGCCTTGCAAGCATTGAAGAGCAGGATATTCCGATTGTAATGTATGTGATACCTTACACTCGCATCAACGGTCTGGATGAAAATAGAGATACGCCACTCGCTCACTGCTGCTCTCATGGATACGTGAGTGTGGCGAAGCTGCTGCTTCCCCTTACAGTAGTCGATTTCGGCTTGTCCGTGATCTTCGCCGCATTCAGTGGAGGTTTCGGTGAACGGGAATACGGCATTGTGGAGTTGCTCCTCCCGCATTCCTTGAAACGTAGCATCTGTCATTCGTTGGCTCTATGCGTCGAGTCATGGTATCAAATTCTGACAGTATTGTGTGGGAGCTCTAGTGAAGCCAGTCTTTGTAGAGCGCTGATGGCTTACAGCCTTGAAGCGATCAAGGATCTGTTGCAGAGAGGGATCGAGGGTCTGTTGCAGGTTTGCAGAGAGAATGATGCAATCGCGACTGTGACTATGTCTCTGCCTCATGTTGACGTTAACGTTCGTACAACCATGAAAAGGACGATGTGGCATGAAAGTGTGTGCCAAGGTTGCTGGGTATTGGTGCAGCTGTTTCTGCCTTACACAGAAACACGTGATAGTGACATCAGTCAGAACACACCGTTACTGTTGAGTGCTACGAAAATGTCAAGTGCCAATACAGAATCATCGCAGGCAGAAGATCAACGGAATGTCAAAATGAGTATTGAAAAGATTCGAATATTAAAGCTTCTTATCCTCCACTCGAACTCCGGCACACTGCGTGCACATCGGGCTCTGCCACACGTTGGGAGCGCCACCAACATTCAGGCGATGAAGATCTTACACCCGCATCTATCGATGTCTCGATTTGCTTCGTACACGAAAAGACTGCCATGCATAGCCCAATAA